The genomic stretch ATCATCATGAACGGTCAATGAATTCTCGATCATGTATTCCATCTGACCTTTACGGATGCGATATTGTCGTTTGAGAGAAATGTCTCCCTCAACCTCTCCGGTTGGGGAGGAATAGGAAGCGGCACCCAGTTCATGGTCATAAAACATACTGGATATAGGAGCCCTCCAATCGTGAATTAGGTTCGCTTTTTTACCGGGATCGTAAAATGTGTGAATCCCGATATATAATACCCTTGTTTCGCTTCCCTCTTTTCTTTCAGTGAAATCTATGCGCCCGAAATAGGGAATATCCAGAATTTTCCCCAGGCGTTTGCGTTTGTCAATAACACTCTCGCCGGTTGCAAAATGGCGTAAGATACTTTCCCGCATAGAACGTATCTCGTGTGGATCAATGTCTTTATTCGACCATAGATATTCTTTGTATTCTTGTAACGTGTCAACGTGTTCTTTAACAGACTTGTCCGTGTTGTTAACTGAATTGTTTATAATGTTGATAATCTGTCGTAAATACTCTTTTTCCTGTTCTTCCGTTTTATTGAACACCATAATCTCCTAGTTGTTTTAATTAAAATTGTGCGAAAAGAAGGACAAAGTTAATCCAACAACATGGAGGAGGAAATAGTTATTTATAGCTATCTTTACTAAGATTTTATTTTCTACGTTGATTTTGTCTAATTATTTTAGTATCCCTAGTCCTATTCCTTTGTTGATTGCTTCAATGGAATTTTGAGCTTCCAGTTTATGGAGTAAATTTTGTCGATGGATATTCACGGTGTGAATGCTGATTTGGAGTTTATGGGCAATCTCCTTGCTTAGTAATCCTTTTTGAATCAGGTGCAATATTTCTGTTTCCCGTTCTGTTAGATGGATTGTCGGGGAGAATAATAACGTTGGAGAAAATAGTTCACCGCTTTTGAGGTTGAGAACGGTACAGGCAACCTGTCTCGAATCCTTTTGATCCGGTGAAATACTCATGTTGCCTAGTATAAGCCATGCTTTTCCTGCACGTCCTTGTTCCAAAACTTGCAGTCTATTCGTTACTCTCACGTATTGTTGTTTGGCATTACGTACTCGAAAGCTGTAAATGTTGCAATAATCATTGCGTTGTTCTACGGGCAGGTTATAAATGAATTGTCCCAGTTTGATCTGTAAATCCACCAACTGATCAAAATCATCCGGGTGAAACCGGGATTCCAGGTAATCTCCCTGTTTCTCCAAGGTGGCGATTTTGTCCTCATCATAACCTAGTAAGTTTGCAAAATGTGGAGAGGCGTAAACGTATTTATTTTTGTAAACATCAACTACAAACGTGCAATTCCGACTAACTCTAGCCATTTTATGAAGCATGGATTTATCCCGTTCCCACACGGCGTAATCAATATCATGTATTGATAAGTGTTGTTTAGCCCACATTTCTTCTCGAGTGATATTGGTCGACTTCATGTTGTTATATTGTTTGAGGATTTGCATGATGGAGGATGATGACGGGACAAAAGTACGAAATAATCAGCGAAATAACGAAGGTGTGTAAAAGGAAGTATGGAGAAACCCTTGTCCGATGAATAACTATGGTTGGTCTATCCTTTCCCTAGAGCATTGACATAGCATAAATAGTGCATATACATAACATGTACATTGATCTATGTTTATGATTGGTTCGTGTTGTGTTGGTATCTAGTTGGTGTCCTAAGCCAACGGTAAAGAAAGGTTTTACAAGATATTATATATCACTATCTATTTAGTTACCAAATGTTATTTATTCAAGCGATTTGGATCAAGTTATTGAGAATAAAAGTATCAATATCCGGAATTTGTCTTGTAAGCGTTTTAATGCTATTTTTTTCTGCTTTTTTACTGTTTCAACATTTAACTCTAATTCTTTGGCTATTTCAGAGGGCTTTTTCCCGTCTAACGTGAGTAAACAAATTTTTTTACATTGTGGGGGTAGTTGCTCGATAGAGGAAAGTAATTGACGATATACTTCTTCTTTTATCAAGCTGTTGATGATGTTTGGTTCTTCTTGTTCTTGGTAATTATCTATAATTTGTTGCTTGTGGTAATGTTGAACTTTGCGATCCCGTAAATAAGTGAAACATTTATTTTGAGTGGAAAGGTATAAATATTTACGTAATAGTAATTCGTTTTCAAATTTGATTCTTTTTTCCCAGATCCGGATAAAGATTTCCTGAACAATATCTTTTGCGGCATCCTCGTTATTTATGAACGAGAAAGCAAATTGAACAAGTGCAGGATAGAATTCATTAAATAGAATTTTATACCGAGATTCTTCATATATATTTTGTATGTTGTTCATTTGTCCCGTTTCTGAACTGAATAATTATCGATTGATAGTTCAAAAATAGTATTTTTTTTTGTTCGGAATGTCCGTAAATTAATTTTTTCTAAATTCTTTTACCCTTTTTGGTTGTCTTGAGAGTTATTAGTGTAAAATGATTATAATGGATAAGAATTTCGATATAGCAGATTGTATTGTTGCTTTTATCAAGGGGATAGCAACTCCGGAGCAAATGGTTCGTTTGGATGTGTGGTTAGAGGAGAGTGATGAGAATAGACGATTGTTGGCCTCTTTATTGGATGAATCGGTTTATGAACAACGGCGTGAAGAATGGGGACAATTAGAGTTAAATGAATCCTTTGAAAACGTGCGAAAGGAGAGAAATAGAAGGGTGAGATTGCGGAATATGAGAAGGATAGCTGTCGCGGCTTCCGTGTTATTGCTTGTGACGGTGGGGGGTACCTGGTTAGGAAAAGGGGATCGGGATACCGTCGGGCATTTCCAGCCAACGACGGAAACGGGAGGAAGAGGACGGGCTTTACTTACTTTGTCCACGGGTGAGCGCGTGGTGTTGAGTCAGCAAGATACGTTATTACAATCAGAAGAAATTTCTATTCGGGTTAACAGGGCGGGAGAAGCCGTGTATGAAACAAAAGATTCTGTTGTTCCTTCAAGCACAACGTATAATATTATGGAAGTTCCTCAGGGGGCAGAGTTTCATTTAACACTTGGTGATGGAACTAAAGTTTGGTTGAATTCCGGAACGAGATTGCGTTATCCGGTGAAATTTACAGGTGATGTTCGGTTCGTGGAATTAAGCGGAGAGGCTTATTTTGATGTAAAACGAGATGAGGCGTTGCCTTTTGTGGTGAAAACTTCTCGTTCGGAAGTGATGGTGTTGGGTACGGAGTTTTGCGTGAAAGATTACGTGAATCAAGTGAATCAAACCACGTTGGTAAGCGGGAGTGTTTCCGTGAAGGATTTTAGGGGACAGTCTTATGTGATTGTTCCGGGGCAACAAGTCTGTATCGACCAGGATTCTTCCCGCGTGTTGGAAGTCGAAACTCTTTATTTCACTTCTTGGAAGGATGGATATTTCATGTTTGATCAGGCCACGTTAGAACGTATTATGGATGAATTGGCTCGATGGTATAATTTTGATTACTTTTTTGCTAACGCGGAGGCTAGGAATATGATGTTGACGGCAAGAATTAAAAAGTATGATAATATAGATACTGTTTTGGATATTTTGTCTCGGACGGGAGATATTCGTTTTTCCCGGAAAGGGAATACAATAACAATCGTAAGTAGATAAAACTTAGGGGAATCGGCACCACCCATATTCCCCTTAAGTTCTTCTTATATTTAAGAATTAAATAATTTACAAATTTATGGAAAAAAAAGGGAAAAGCGGGCTTTACCCGCGAGAAAAATTGAAACTTTTAGCAAGGTTTCAGCGTGCTTTGTTGTTGTTGATTTTCTTTAGTTTGCCGATTGTAAGTTTCGGGCAAGAGAAGAAGTTCACGTTTTCTTTTAAACATGTGCCGATAAGTACCGTGTATCTTCATATAGAGAAGAATAGTGACTATTCTTTCGTCTATAATACTCAAGAGGTGCAACGGATAGGGTTGAAAGATTATAAATTCGAGAATGCTTCGATCCGAGAAATTTTGGATTATTGTTTGAAAGGAACGGATTTGACGTATGAAATTCGGGATAAACATATTATTATACATCGAGATTACCAGAAGAAGGGATTGGAAGAGATGGTTGTTGTTCGAGGAAAGGTTGTGGGTGCTGATGATGTTGTTTTGCCGGGGGTAACCGTTTTGTTGAAAGGGACCGTGACGGGAGTGACAACAGATGCGGAAGGCAAGTATTCAATTTTTGTTCCTAAAAAAGGTGCAACCTTAATTTTCTCTTTCGTTGGGATGAAGACCAAGGAAGTGGTTTGTGGCGATAAGCGGGAAATAAACGTTACGCTGGAAGAGGACGTGCAGGCGATGGAAGAAGTGGTTGTGACCGGGTATCAAACATTACGCAAGAGTGACGTGGTGGGTTCTGTCACGACTGTAAAGGCTTCGGATATTATGATGCCGGCCTATACTTCTATTGACCAGATGTTACAAGGACGGGTTGCCGGGATGATGGTGATGAACACAAGTTCCCGCGTGGGAACGAGTCCTAAAATACGGATTCGGGGAACATCCACGATTTTAGGTAATCAAGATCCGTTGTGGGTAGTTGATGGCGTGATACAACCGGATCCGCTTCCCTTGAACCAGAATGATATGATGGTGGATGATTTGAAAAATATACTGGGTAATCAGATTTCTTGGTTGAATCCGGCGGATATAGAGACAATAACCGTATTGAAAGATGCTTCTGCAACCGCTATCTATGGTTCTAAAGCTGCCAACGGTGTGATCGTGATTACAACTAAAAGAGGACAAACTGATCGCATGACGGTAAATTATAACGGAACGTTTTCATTCCGAATTCGTCCTCATTACGGGTTATTTAATTTGATGAATTCTGAGGAACGGATTCAGTTTAGTCAGGAAGCTTTTGCCGCGGGAGCCGTGTATCAAAATGTTCCGGTGGAGTCTTTGAACACGTACGAAGGAATTATGACTCTGTTTTATGCCAAGCAAATTTCTAAAGAAGAGGCAGAAATGGCTATACAAAGATTGGGACAGACGAATACGGATTGGTTTAAATTGTTGACCCGTAATTCTTTTAGTCATAACCATAATTTGAGTATATCCGGCGGAAGCGAGAAAATCGTGTATAATGTTTCCTTGGGATACAGTGATCAGGCTGGAGTGGAAAAGGATAATGATGCGAAAAATCTGAGTGGACGTATTAATGTCGGAATTGAATTACATCCCAAAGTTCGTGTGGATATGAGTTTGATCGGGAGTGTTAATCGGACTTGGGGATATGCGGCAGGTGTTAATCCTTTGGAATATGCGACATCGACCAGCCGTTCTGTGTTGGCTTATGATGATGTTGGTAACCAGTATTTTCAAAAATTGAGAGCGAATTACAGGTATAATGAAAATCTCGTGTTGCTAGGCTTTAATATTTTGAATGAGATGCAACATAGTTATTCAAAGAATAAGTCCTCTCAAATAAACGGGAATTTGAATTTTTCATGGGATATTACACCTTGGTTAAGGTATGAATTTGTGGGTGGTATAAATAACAATGTCGGAGTATCAGAGTCTTATGCGGGAGAACAAACCCATTACGTGGCCAAGAATTATAGAGGGTATGATTTCGGCTCGGAAATGTTTGGTTCGGATAAGTATAAAGCAGCGATGTTGCCATCCGGAGGGGAATTATATAATGGAAATTCGGATGTACTGGGGTGGAATGTTCAGAATAAGATTACTTTTCAGAAAACGTTGAAGGAAGATCATCGGATCAACTTATTGATAGGTACGGAAGTGTCGTCAACTAAAACAGAGAATAGGGGACAAAAAATTTATGGATACGTGGCAGAAAGAGGCGAGAGTGTTATAAGACCGACACCAATAAAGGAGTTGGTGCCTATTGGTAATGCTCCTGTAACAGGATGGGGAATTTTAGAGGATTTGTATGATGGAGCAGGATGGAGTCGTAGCACGTTGACGGATAATAAATTTTCCTTGTTTGCCACGTTGGCTTACTCTTATAAAAATAGATACGTGTTGAATGCCAGTATACGTAACGATGCTTCCAATCGCTTCGGGCAGGATCAGAATAAACGTTTCGACCCGACTTATTCTTTCGGGCTTTCTTGGAATGTTGCTCAAGAACCTTGGTTGAATAGTATTTCTAATATATTGAACCAGTTCAATATGAGAGTGTCCTATGGTATTCAGGGAAATGCGGTGAATTCAATAAGTCCTGAATTAATATTGAGTATGGGGACCACGAAACTTTATTATGGTGATTATATGTCGACTATCTTTCGTATTCCTAATCCCCATTTGAGTTGGGAACGTACGAAGATTTGGAACTTTGGTTTAGATGTTCAATTTATTCAATGGATCACGATGAACTTGGAATATTACACGAGAACGTCCAATAATATTGTGAATCAACGAATAGCCTTAGAGTATGGTAGGGAAGGAACAGAGGTGAACGGTGGGCGTATTGTGAATTCCGGAGTAGAGTACACGTTGAATATTACACCAATACGTACGAAGAATTGGGCTTGGACGATCGGGTTAAATTCATCTAAAAATTGGAATAAGGCAAAAACCCAATCGATTAGTGAAATTACGCTGAGAGATTATTTGTCGGGATCTTCTGATAAGGTATTGAAAGAGGGATATGCGGTATCTAGTTTTTGGTCATATAATTTTAAAGGTATCAATCCGAATGACGGAAGTCCGGAATATAATTTACTTTTTGAGCAGGACGAGCAGGGGGATTATGTGAGAAATGAAGATAATAATCTTGTTTTAAGGGAAATTTCCGATTACACGGATTTACTTGTTTATTCTGGTAAAACCGAGCCAGATTTCACCGGAGGTTTGACAACTCGTTTGAGGTGGAAAGGTTTGACGTTCGGGGCGAATTTTTCTTTGTTGTTGGGAGCCAAGAAAAGGTTGCCGAA from Butyricimonas virosa encodes the following:
- a CDS encoding SusC/RagA family TonB-linked outer membrane protein, whose amino-acid sequence is MEKKGKSGLYPREKLKLLARFQRALLLLIFFSLPIVSFGQEKKFTFSFKHVPISTVYLHIEKNSDYSFVYNTQEVQRIGLKDYKFENASIREILDYCLKGTDLTYEIRDKHIIIHRDYQKKGLEEMVVVRGKVVGADDVVLPGVTVLLKGTVTGVTTDAEGKYSIFVPKKGATLIFSFVGMKTKEVVCGDKREINVTLEEDVQAMEEVVVTGYQTLRKSDVVGSVTTVKASDIMMPAYTSIDQMLQGRVAGMMVMNTSSRVGTSPKIRIRGTSTILGNQDPLWVVDGVIQPDPLPLNQNDMMVDDLKNILGNQISWLNPADIETITVLKDASATAIYGSKAANGVIVITTKRGQTDRMTVNYNGTFSFRIRPHYGLFNLMNSEERIQFSQEAFAAGAVYQNVPVESLNTYEGIMTLFYAKQISKEEAEMAIQRLGQTNTDWFKLLTRNSFSHNHNLSISGGSEKIVYNVSLGYSDQAGVEKDNDAKNLSGRINVGIELHPKVRVDMSLIGSVNRTWGYAAGVNPLEYATSTSRSVLAYDDVGNQYFQKLRANYRYNENLVLLGFNILNEMQHSYSKNKSSQINGNLNFSWDITPWLRYEFVGGINNNVGVSESYAGEQTHYVAKNYRGYDFGSEMFGSDKYKAAMLPSGGELYNGNSDVLGWNVQNKITFQKTLKEDHRINLLIGTEVSSTKTENRGQKIYGYVAERGESVIRPTPIKELVPIGNAPVTGWGILEDLYDGAGWSRSTLTDNKFSLFATLAYSYKNRYVLNASIRNDASNRFGQDQNKRFDPTYSFGLSWNVAQEPWLNSISNILNQFNMRVSYGIQGNAVNSISPELILSMGTTKLYYGDYMSTIFRIPNPHLSWERTKIWNFGLDVQFIQWITMNLEYYTRTSNNIVNQRIALEYGREGTEVNGGRIVNSGVEYTLNITPIRTKNWAWTIGLNSSKNWNKAKTQSISEITLRDYLSGSSDKVLKEGYAVSSFWSYNFKGINPNDGSPEYNLLFEQDEQGDYVRNEDNNLVLREISDYTDLLVYSGKTEPDFTGGLTTRLRWKGLTFGANFSLLLGAKKRLPNPYPASGNIPLSNVNLSKDLKKRWKVPGDEKNTNIPGVYAGRIPNMINLQDGKSYNVYDMWGQSDVMVVNADFLRCQQMSLTWNMNEEWCAKIGVKSLSLNAIMNNVFVIADKKFHGFDPELGDSVQPKTYSFGVTVGF
- a CDS encoding LuxR C-terminal-related transcriptional regulator, with amino-acid sequence MKSTNITREEMWAKQHLSIHDIDYAVWERDKSMLHKMARVSRNCTFVVDVYKNKYVYASPHFANLLGYDEDKIATLEKQGDYLESRFHPDDFDQLVDLQIKLGQFIYNLPVEQRNDYCNIYSFRVRNAKQQYVRVTNRLQVLEQGRAGKAWLILGNMSISPDQKDSRQVACTVLNLKSGELFSPTLLFSPTIHLTERETEILHLIQKGLLSKEIAHKLQISIHTVNIHRQNLLHKLEAQNSIEAINKGIGLGILK
- a CDS encoding FecR family protein — translated: MDKNFDIADCIVAFIKGIATPEQMVRLDVWLEESDENRRLLASLLDESVYEQRREEWGQLELNESFENVRKERNRRVRLRNMRRIAVAASVLLLVTVGGTWLGKGDRDTVGHFQPTTETGGRGRALLTLSTGERVVLSQQDTLLQSEEISIRVNRAGEAVYETKDSVVPSSTTYNIMEVPQGAEFHLTLGDGTKVWLNSGTRLRYPVKFTGDVRFVELSGEAYFDVKRDEALPFVVKTSRSEVMVLGTEFCVKDYVNQVNQTTLVSGSVSVKDFRGQSYVIVPGQQVCIDQDSSRVLEVETLYFTSWKDGYFMFDQATLERIMDELARWYNFDYFFANAEARNMMLTARIKKYDNIDTVLDILSRTGDIRFSRKGNTITIVSR
- a CDS encoding RNA polymerase sigma-70 factor encodes the protein MNNIQNIYEESRYKILFNEFYPALVQFAFSFINNEDAAKDIVQEIFIRIWEKRIKFENELLLRKYLYLSTQNKCFTYLRDRKVQHYHKQQIIDNYQEQEEPNIINSLIKEEVYRQLLSSIEQLPPQCKKICLLTLDGKKPSEIAKELELNVETVKKQKKIALKRLQDKFRILILLFSIT